The Emcibacteraceae bacterium genome window below encodes:
- a CDS encoding TonB-dependent receptor, whose amino-acid sequence METTPEKPEIRTSEFWKSLLCTSAIAGVIMVSPAFAADEAAEKANEEQSVQSTTAAAAAEAAVADSDKEEVIVVVGKPTTYANNATDNVMIEQESTAASVLSVIDNLPGVNISEGGTFGSDDWSTTVNMRGFTVGLSEQQIGMTIDGLPNGNSNYGGGSKANRYIDFENLARAEVSQGTSDISSASHEALGGTINFVTNNPLDDQRLRASLSIGDHNARRYYFRYDTGHLTDSTTAYLSYSRQSNDAWIGLAGGTERDHISAKFVTELDNWTITGRFSWDDANEDNFQRISLAQFEENPDWDRLTDTITGIPYVDQAYRPSWSTLRNNYFTYLRAAYEDDALKATITPYYHVQKGRGDWVPQYIVDVTGGTTSMPSGVRDLHTGPDTIYGGSFGGAYSFVDAMGTPLAPIDGCTARLTFPYGGGGAGDNPACYQADANPASSYRHTHYNKQRIGLTADAQYEIAENNILRGGLWWERADRDESRDWHRIIDPRSSHMFDNAAYWRQYDRNFITDTFMLYGEDTLTLGDLTLNGGLRKFFVDLTRKDNFGIDSEAKVNSDSKILFTAGAIYEATDEVELFTGFSQNYAAIKDNIIEESAAIVGVDGEKADNYDLGLRIRNDWIRASLTGYYIKFSNRIVGIPVGDVSGIDYASQIDTVYQNVGGIDSKGIEASISADITDSWNLYSSLTVNDSKYNQTIGNVTKDKKVALAPEFQLVGTLSYQNDGIFGGVSAKHIGKRWGDFANTERLPSSTIFDLWIGYDIEMQNGPSNMRVSLNVNNLMDKRYLGGGTPGGYFIGTGRQVMANITFDY is encoded by the coding sequence ATGGAAACTACACCTGAAAAACCAGAAATTCGGACATCAGAATTTTGGAAAAGCCTGCTCTGCACTTCTGCCATAGCCGGCGTTATAATGGTTTCTCCGGCATTTGCCGCAGATGAGGCCGCAGAAAAAGCGAATGAAGAACAATCCGTTCAATCCACAACGGCAGCTGCTGCCGCAGAGGCGGCCGTCGCCGACTCAGACAAGGAAGAAGTGATTGTTGTTGTTGGCAAGCCGACGACATACGCCAACAACGCCACTGACAATGTGATGATCGAGCAGGAATCAACAGCAGCAAGTGTCCTTTCCGTGATTGATAACCTGCCCGGTGTTAATATCAGTGAAGGCGGCACCTTCGGGTCTGATGACTGGTCAACCACCGTCAATATGCGTGGTTTTACCGTTGGGCTTAGTGAACAACAGATCGGCATGACCATTGACGGCCTGCCAAACGGTAATTCAAACTATGGTGGCGGTTCAAAAGCCAACCGCTATATCGATTTTGAAAACCTTGCCCGTGCTGAAGTATCACAGGGAACAAGTGATATTTCCTCCGCATCCCACGAGGCTCTTGGCGGCACTATCAACTTTGTTACCAATAATCCGCTTGATGATCAACGTCTGCGCGCCAGCCTCAGCATTGGTGACCATAATGCAAGACGCTATTATTTCCGTTACGACACTGGGCATCTGACCGACAGCACCACCGCTTATTTAAGCTATTCCCGTCAGTCAAATGACGCCTGGATCGGCTTGGCCGGCGGCACCGAGCGCGATCATATTTCCGCAAAATTTGTAACCGAACTGGACAACTGGACCATCACTGGTCGTTTTTCATGGGATGATGCCAATGAAGATAACTTCCAGCGCATCAGCCTTGCCCAGTTTGAGGAAAACCCGGACTGGGACCGTTTGACCGACACCATCACCGGCATTCCTTATGTTGACCAGGCATATCGCCCATCATGGTCAACGCTTCGGAACAATTATTTCACTTACCTTCGTGCGGCATATGAAGATGACGCCTTAAAAGCAACCATCACCCCATATTATCATGTACAAAAAGGTCGTGGCGACTGGGTGCCACAATATATTGTCGATGTTACCGGAGGCACAACAAGCATGCCATCGGGCGTACGTGACCTCCATACCGGTCCGGACACCATTTATGGCGGTTCATTCGGTGGCGCTTATTCATTTGTTGATGCCATGGGTACTCCCCTTGCCCCGATTGACGGCTGTACAGCCCGTCTGACATTCCCATATGGCGGCGGCGGTGCCGGCGATAATCCGGCCTGTTATCAGGCGGATGCCAACCCGGCCAGTTCTTATCGTCATACCCATTATAACAAGCAACGTATCGGCCTGACCGCTGATGCCCAATATGAAATCGCTGAAAATAACATTCTTCGTGGCGGTTTATGGTGGGAACGTGCCGACCGCGATGAAAGCCGCGACTGGCACCGTATCATAGACCCGAGAAGCTCGCATATGTTTGATAATGCGGCCTACTGGCGTCAATATGACCGTAACTTCATCACCGATACATTTATGCTTTATGGTGAAGATACACTGACCCTTGGCGATCTGACCCTGAATGGTGGTCTTCGTAAATTCTTCGTTGATCTGACCAGAAAGGATAATTTCGGAATAGACTCAGAGGCTAAAGTAAATTCAGACTCAAAAATCCTGTTCACTGCCGGCGCCATTTATGAAGCGACGGATGAAGTTGAGCTCTTCACCGGCTTTTCACAAAACTATGCCGCGATCAAAGATAACATCATTGAGGAAAGCGCCGCGATTGTTGGTGTGGACGGCGAAAAAGCCGATAACTATGACCTTGGTCTTCGCATTCGTAATGACTGGATCCGGGCAAGTCTGACCGGTTATTACATTAAATTCTCAAACCGGATTGTTGGTATTCCTGTTGGTGATGTTTCCGGGATCGATTACGCCTCACAGATTGATACGGTTTATCAGAATGTCGGCGGTATCGACTCCAAAGGGATCGAAGCCAGCATTTCTGCTGACATTACAGACAGCTGGAACCTATATTCATCGCTGACCGTCAATGACAGTAAATATAACCAGACCATCGGCAACGTTACCAAGGATAAGAAAGTGGCGCTTGCCCCTGAATTCCAGCTGGTGGGAACATTAAGCTATCAGAATGACGGCATCTTCGGTGGTGTGTCAGCCAAACATATCGGCAAACGCTGGGGCGATTTTGCCAACACGGAACGCCTTCCATCGTCAACGATATTTGATCTCTGGATCGGCTATGACATTGAAATGCAGAACGGCCCAAGCAACATGCGTGTCTCGCTCAATGTCAATAACCTGATGGATAAAAGATATCTGGGCGGCGGTACACCAGGCGGTTACTTTATCGGAACAGGTCGTCAGGTGATGGCAAACATCACATTCGACTACTAG
- a CDS encoding tyrosine-type recombinase/integrase: MGSKITKNGIDKLKPEDKDKFIWDGELKGFGLKITPAGNKVFIVQYRPGGRGNPTKRYTIGKYGPLSVEEARKEAKGVLGKVAKGSDPQAQKQLEKKANTISELCNDYLKYGCATKKPSTIATDIGRIERHIKPLLGRKKVKDLNSADVRKFLHDIARGKTAKNIKTKKHGLARVAGGEGTATRTVGLLGGIMSFAVDEGIRNDNPVKGVKRYPDKKKERFLSPEEISRLGEALIEAENMGEYPPALDAIRLLLLTGCRKMEILSLTWEEVDFDFGCLRLKGSKTGQKIVPLGKPALQLLDQIVPINGNQHVFPSYSNEGYFVGLPRVWLRIRKNAKLNDVRLHDLRHSFASVGAGAGLGLPIVGKLLGHSDPKTTARYAHIADDPARAAADRISGAIAGSLKGKKAKVIKFSK, translated from the coding sequence ATGGGTTCGAAAATTACCAAAAATGGAATAGATAAATTAAAGCCAGAAGATAAAGATAAATTTATCTGGGACGGTGAATTAAAAGGTTTTGGCCTCAAGATTACACCGGCGGGGAATAAAGTATTTATTGTCCAGTATCGGCCCGGCGGTCGCGGAAACCCGACCAAGAGATATACTATTGGTAAATACGGCCCTTTATCGGTCGAGGAAGCCCGTAAAGAAGCAAAAGGTGTGCTTGGAAAGGTCGCTAAGGGATCAGACCCACAGGCACAGAAACAGCTTGAAAAAAAGGCTAATACAATATCTGAGCTTTGTAATGATTATTTAAAATACGGATGCGCGACCAAGAAACCTTCAACTATTGCTACCGATATTGGTCGTATTGAACGCCATATAAAACCTTTACTGGGAAGGAAAAAAGTTAAGGATTTAAATTCTGCTGATGTAAGAAAATTCCTCCATGATATTGCCCGTGGTAAAACAGCCAAGAATATTAAAACCAAAAAACATGGCCTTGCGCGTGTCGCCGGTGGGGAAGGGACAGCGACGAGGACTGTTGGGCTACTGGGTGGAATAATGTCATTTGCTGTGGATGAAGGCATTCGAAATGATAACCCGGTAAAGGGTGTAAAAAGATATCCAGACAAGAAAAAAGAAAGATTTCTATCACCGGAAGAAATTTCAAGACTTGGTGAAGCATTAATCGAAGCCGAAAATATGGGTGAATATCCGCCCGCTCTTGACGCCATAAGGTTATTACTCCTTACCGGGTGTAGGAAGATGGAAATACTTTCGTTAACCTGGGAAGAAGTCGATTTTGATTTTGGATGCTTGCGGCTCAAGGGTTCAAAAACAGGGCAGAAAATAGTCCCCCTTGGTAAGCCAGCCTTGCAATTGCTGGATCAAATTGTGCCTATTAATGGTAATCAACATGTGTTTCCAAGTTATTCCAATGAGGGGTATTTTGTAGGCCTTCCAAGGGTCTGGCTTCGCATCCGCAAAAATGCCAAATTAAATGATGTAAGGTTACATGATCTTCGCCATTCCTTTGCCAGTGTGGGTGCGGGAGCGGGGTTAGGCCTCCCGATTGTTGGAAAGTTGTTAGGTCATTCTGATCCTAAAACCACCGCCAGATATGCCCATATTGCAGATGATCCGGCCCGTGCCGCTGCTGATCGCATTTCAGGTGCCATAGCTGGTTCACTAAAGGGTAAGAAAGCCAAGGTCATTAAATTCTCTAAATAG
- a CDS encoding Crp/Fnr family transcriptional regulator, translating to MNILTEFNHLKKPQLFEKLSEESLRRILECSILKKYEKNRLLVQQGDTPKFVYLVMSGSIKTFRINDEGEEATIRMLEPGDTCMEAVMFMGGPSPINVQTITDSETLLIPERIIKTLVFEDTQFSVNLLRIVTRHYKNAMHQIDAMNIKSPLQRIGYYFLLKHIEQGNESLEFKLPFKKQMVANYLGMTPETFSRSLKQMRNMGVIVEDDKISLKDARSLCLFCDSDTAALCADHNKEDCQFCLLH from the coding sequence ATGAATATACTCACAGAGTTTAATCATTTAAAAAAACCACAACTATTCGAAAAGCTTTCTGAAGAAAGTCTGCGAAGAATACTTGAATGCTCCATCTTAAAGAAATACGAGAAAAATAGATTACTGGTTCAGCAGGGTGATACACCAAAATTTGTTTATTTGGTGATGAGTGGATCAATTAAAACTTTTCGGATTAATGATGAAGGTGAAGAAGCAACTATCCGAATGCTCGAACCTGGTGATACCTGTATGGAAGCAGTTATGTTTATGGGGGGACCTTCACCAATTAATGTACAGACAATTACAGATTCAGAAACTTTGTTAATTCCTGAGCGGATAATTAAAACACTTGTTTTCGAGGATACTCAATTTTCGGTCAATCTTTTAAGAATTGTGACCCGCCATTATAAAAATGCGATGCACCAGATAGATGCTATGAATATTAAATCTCCTCTTCAGCGAATAGGATATTATTTTTTGCTTAAACATATTGAGCAAGGAAATGAAAGTCTTGAATTCAAACTCCCCTTTAAAAAACAAATGGTTGCAAATTATCTGGGTATGACACCTGAAACTTTTTCACGGTCCTTAAAGCAAATGAGAAATATGGGGGTCATAGTGGAAGATGATAAGATAAGTTTAAAAGATGCACGCAGCCTTTGTCTATTTTGTGATTCCGATACCGCAGCATTATGCGCGGATCATAACAAAGAAGATTGTCAATTTTGCCTGCTACATTAA
- a CDS encoding MFS transporter produces MIITKTDQNRALTLSTFAFTVCFAIWTIFSILGLQIKQNLGLSDTQFGILVAMPVLTGSLSRLLLGIWADQYGGRIVMTLTMIASALSTYLLSSINTYQLYLLAALGVGLAGGGFSVGVAYISQWYEQEKQGTALGIFGVGNVGAAFTNFGAPILLIWLGWQGLAQAYSIIMLVAAIIFYVFTKDDPKLVERRLKKIKPRGILEQMEPLKKLQVWRFSLYYFFVFGAFVALALWLPRYYVGVYGLDIGTAGMLAAAYALPGSIFRALGGWMSDRFGARTIMYWTLSACVIACFFLSYPSTEYIVHGVDGPISFSLEIGLWPFVGLTAILGFFMSLGKAAVYKHIPVYYPDNVGAVGGIVGLVGGLGGFVFPIMFGIMKDVTGIWTSCFMLLFVVTLIALLWMHASILYMEGAIEKPKWLPEFKTEDIVERKDKDLEFKHQGLVHWDPENKVQWETYGSKIAYRNLWISIPCLLCAFAIWMYWGIITVQMLNLGFPFANSELFTLAAIAGLSGATLRIPSTFFIRLAGGRNTIFMTTALLIVPALGTGLALQNINTPLWVFQALALLSGLGGGNFASSMSNISFFFPKKIKGLSLGLNAGLGNFGVTTMQILIPLIMTFAVFGGAPMVLQDYSGTLIGKIPAGTETYIHNAGYVWLVLLIPLSIAAWLGMDNIKAKHVSPDLGAPPMAFLQIGVMLAIGFVAAAAGLWLILPSSANGAGVDLSKYVVIPAVIIATVMALKSLPGEIGKNLTHQYQIFRHPHTWIMTVLYTMTFGSFIGFAAAFPLSIKVIFGFQHIMGPDGVMTHNISNPNGPSALMYGWMGAFIGALIRPVGGWISDRIGGSLVTQICSAVMVASALGVAYYMKAAFNSPTPEEFFLPFFLLFLVLFTATGIGNGSTFRTIAIIFDKEQAGPVLGWTSAVAAYGAFIVPQVLGEQINLKTPEYALYGFAAFYGFCLILNWWAYLRPGTAYRNP; encoded by the coding sequence ATGATAATTACAAAAACTGACCAAAATAGAGCACTTACACTAAGCACATTTGCATTTACTGTATGTTTTGCAATATGGACCATTTTCTCAATATTAGGATTGCAGATTAAACAGAATTTGGGACTATCCGATACACAATTTGGTATTCTGGTTGCTATGCCTGTTCTAACAGGTTCACTGAGCCGTTTATTACTTGGGATTTGGGCAGATCAGTATGGTGGACGAATTGTAATGACACTTACAATGATCGCATCCGCCTTATCCACTTATCTTTTATCTTCAATAAATACATACCAGTTATATCTGTTGGCGGCACTGGGGGTAGGATTGGCTGGTGGTGGTTTCTCAGTAGGGGTGGCCTATATTTCCCAATGGTATGAGCAGGAAAAACAGGGGACGGCACTGGGAATTTTCGGGGTTGGTAATGTCGGTGCCGCTTTTACTAACTTTGGTGCCCCAATACTCCTAATCTGGTTGGGCTGGCAGGGACTGGCACAAGCTTACTCCATAATAATGTTGGTAGCGGCTATCATTTTCTATGTTTTTACTAAGGATGATCCTAAGCTTGTGGAAAGACGGCTTAAAAAAATAAAGCCGCGCGGCATTCTTGAACAGATGGAGCCACTTAAGAAACTTCAAGTCTGGCGCTTTTCGCTTTATTATTTCTTTGTTTTCGGTGCTTTTGTTGCGTTGGCTTTATGGCTTCCCAGGTATTATGTTGGGGTTTATGGCCTTGATATTGGCACAGCCGGAATGCTCGCGGCCGCTTATGCCTTACCTGGCTCAATTTTTAGGGCCCTTGGTGGATGGATGTCCGATCGCTTTGGGGCAAGAACCATTATGTACTGGACTTTGAGCGCCTGTGTTATTGCATGCTTCTTTCTGTCATATCCATCAACTGAATATATTGTTCATGGTGTCGATGGACCAATTTCATTTTCATTGGAAATTGGCTTGTGGCCATTCGTTGGGCTAACAGCTATTTTAGGGTTCTTCATGTCCTTGGGAAAGGCTGCGGTCTATAAGCATATTCCGGTTTATTATCCTGATAATGTCGGTGCCGTTGGCGGTATTGTCGGCCTGGTTGGTGGACTTGGCGGCTTTGTTTTTCCTATAATGTTTGGGATAATGAAGGATGTGACAGGTATTTGGACCAGCTGCTTTATGCTATTGTTTGTCGTTACTCTGATAGCGCTTCTTTGGATGCATGCATCAATTCTTTATATGGAAGGCGCAATTGAAAAACCAAAATGGCTTCCTGAATTTAAAACAGAAGATATCGTTGAAAGGAAAGATAAGGATCTTGAATTCAAGCATCAGGGGCTAGTACACTGGGATCCCGAAAACAAGGTTCAATGGGAAACATACGGCTCAAAAATAGCCTACCGTAATTTATGGATTTCCATACCTTGTTTGCTCTGTGCGTTTGCCATATGGATGTATTGGGGTATTATTACAGTTCAAATGCTCAATCTTGGGTTCCCCTTTGCGAATTCAGAACTGTTCACACTTGCCGCGATTGCCGGTTTATCCGGAGCCACACTCAGAATTCCATCGACATTCTTCATACGGCTGGCAGGCGGCAGAAATACCATTTTTATGACCACCGCTCTTCTGATTGTACCAGCATTGGGTACCGGTCTGGCCTTGCAGAATATTAATACTCCATTATGGGTATTCCAGGCACTGGCCCTTCTGTCTGGTCTTGGCGGAGGAAACTTTGCATCATCAATGTCAAATATAAGTTTCTTTTTTCCAAAAAAAATCAAAGGCTTATCATTGGGATTAAATGCTGGACTTGGTAACTTTGGGGTTACAACTATGCAAATCCTTATCCCGCTAATCATGACATTTGCAGTATTCGGCGGTGCGCCAATGGTGTTGCAGGATTATAGCGGAACATTGATTGGTAAAATTCCAGCTGGAACAGAAACCTATATCCATAATGCAGGGTATGTCTGGCTTGTTCTGTTGATCCCGCTTTCAATAGCTGCATGGCTGGGTATGGATAATATTAAAGCAAAACATGTTTCGCCCGATTTGGGTGCGCCACCAATGGCGTTTCTGCAAATCGGCGTTATGCTGGCAATTGGCTTCGTCGCTGCAGCCGCAGGATTATGGCTAATACTACCTTCCAGTGCCAATGGTGCGGGCGTAGATTTGAGCAAGTATGTGGTAATTCCTGCCGTTATCATTGCAACCGTAATGGCATTAAAATCGCTTCCTGGTGAAATTGGAAAAAATTTGACACACCAGTATCAGATTTTCAGGCACCCTCACACCTGGATAATGACGGTTCTCTATACTATGACCTTTGGATCATTTATCGGGTTTGCGGCGGCATTTCCGCTTTCGATAAAAGTGATATTCGGCTTTCAGCATATAATGGGACCTGATGGTGTAATGACACATAATATATCCAATCCCAATGGCCCCAGTGCTCTGATGTATGGCTGGATGGGCGCCTTTATCGGTGCGCTGATAAGGCCGGTCGGCGGCTGGATATCCGATAGGATTGGTGGGTCTCTGGTCACGCAAATATGCTCTGCTGTTATGGTCGCCAGTGCTCTGGGTGTCGCCTATTATATGAAGGCTGCATTTAATTCACCAACACCGGAAGAATTTTTCCTTCCATTTTTCCTATTGTTCCTAGTGTTGTTTACCGCAACTGGTATAGGTAATGGCTCAACCTTCAGAACAATTGCAATCATCTTTGATAAGGAACAGGCAGGGCCGGTTCTCGGATGGACTTCCGCGGTTGCGGCTTATGGTGCCTTTATCGTGCCACAGGTTCTGGGTGAGCAGATCAACCTTAAAACGCCTGAATATGCGTTATATGGTTTTGCAGCCTTTTATGGCTTCTGCCTGATCCTTAACTGGTGGGCCTATTTACGTCCAGGTACTGCCTATAGGAACCCATGA
- a CDS encoding alginate export family protein, whose amino-acid sequence MSKLNKLLSPALIGFVGLYAFGSGKALAENDIEDIIKNGSLIGQLRYRYEHVEQDNFPLENANASTIRANIGFKTGEFKRFQALAEGQFITHIGNDAFNDTVNGRTAYPVIVDPDGVEFNQFWLSWNGIPKSKLTVGRQKIDLDNQRFIGSVDWRQNDQTLDAVQFKNNSLKNFEWLYLYSYNVNRIQGNKHPLGDLDSNIHAFNAAYSLGKELKLVGYGYWIEFKQLASQSSKTFGLRATGTLPINADWDFSYEAEIASQSENANNPLSFSETYYHIAPSVAGYGFTLKAGYEVLGSDGTAAFQTPLATLHKFNGWADAFLATPISGLRDYYLSAAYKISGVDHLVDGMVITAVYHKFDDDQSLSGDFGNELNLSVGKTFANLNLGPIKNLNVLLKYADYNGTANIPGRKKFWFQLGAGF is encoded by the coding sequence ATGTCTAAATTAAATAAACTATTGTCTCCTGCCTTAATTGGTTTTGTTGGGCTTTATGCATTCGGATCCGGGAAGGCACTGGCTGAAAATGATATTGAAGATATTATTAAAAATGGCTCACTTATTGGCCAGTTAAGGTATCGGTATGAACATGTGGAACAGGATAACTTCCCGCTGGAAAATGCAAACGCCTCAACAATAAGAGCGAATATTGGTTTTAAAACGGGTGAATTTAAAAGGTTCCAGGCATTGGCAGAAGGGCAGTTTATTACACATATTGGAAATGATGCATTTAATGACACAGTGAACGGCAGGACGGCCTATCCGGTCATCGTCGATCCTGACGGCGTTGAATTCAACCAGTTCTGGTTGTCATGGAATGGAATACCAAAAAGCAAACTTACCGTTGGTCGTCAGAAGATCGATCTTGATAATCAACGTTTTATCGGTTCGGTTGACTGGCGGCAAAATGATCAAACTCTGGACGCCGTTCAGTTTAAAAATAACAGTCTTAAAAATTTCGAGTGGCTCTATCTCTATAGCTATAATGTTAACCGTATACAGGGCAACAAGCATCCATTAGGTGATCTTGATTCCAATATTCACGCTTTTAATGCCGCTTATAGTTTGGGCAAAGAACTTAAACTAGTCGGCTATGGGTACTGGATAGAATTCAAACAGTTGGCGTCTCAATCCTCAAAAACGTTCGGGTTAAGGGCAACGGGTACTTTGCCGATTAATGCTGACTGGGATTTTTCCTATGAAGCTGAAATCGCATCTCAAAGTGAAAATGCCAATAATCCATTGTCATTCTCTGAAACCTATTATCATATTGCACCATCTGTTGCAGGGTATGGATTTACTCTGAAAGCCGGATATGAGGTGTTGGGTAGTGATGGCACTGCGGCTTTTCAGACCCCGCTGGCGACGCTTCATAAATTTAACGGATGGGCTGATGCGTTTTTAGCCACCCCAATAAGTGGCTTGCGTGACTATTATCTAAGCGCGGCATATAAAATTTCCGGAGTTGATCATCTGGTTGATGGAATGGTGATCACCGCTGTTTATCACAAATTTGATGATGATCAATCGCTCAGTGGAGATTTTGGGAACGAGCTTAATTTATCCGTCGGAAAGACATTTGCTAACCTGAATTTAGGACCAATAAAAAATCTTAATGTTCTTCTGAAATATGCTGATTATAACGGCACTGCAAACATTCCGGGACGTAAGAAATTCTGGTTTCAGTTGGGTGCGGGCTTCTAA